The proteins below are encoded in one region of Haloarcula marismortui ATCC 43049:
- a CDS encoding DsrE/DsrF/DrsH-like family protein encodes MSTDTPSAGDGDSMTEAELQARIEELEETVADLEADDEQKKMTIVATQGSFDMAYPPLILASTAAAFGWDVVVFHTFWGLDILHEEKSENLQLSAVGNPNMPMPNALAALPGMDRMATRMMEKRIDDNGTATIDELIELSLDQGVELQACQMTIELMDYDEDDFYDDVTVGVGAATALQHMAESDIQLLV; translated from the coding sequence ATGAGCACGGACACACCATCGGCGGGCGACGGCGATTCGATGACCGAGGCGGAGCTGCAGGCTCGGATCGAAGAGCTCGAAGAGACCGTCGCTGACTTGGAAGCCGACGACGAGCAAAAGAAGATGACTATCGTCGCGACCCAAGGGTCGTTTGACATGGCATATCCGCCGCTCATTCTCGCCAGCACCGCGGCCGCGTTCGGCTGGGACGTGGTCGTGTTCCACACGTTCTGGGGTCTGGATATCCTCCACGAGGAGAAGTCCGAGAACCTCCAGTTGTCGGCCGTCGGCAACCCGAACATGCCGATGCCGAACGCGCTCGCGGCGCTGCCTGGCATGGACCGCATGGCGACGCGGATGATGGAAAAGCGTATCGACGACAACGGGACGGCGACGATCGACGAACTCATTGAGCTGTCGCTGGATCAGGGCGTCGAACTGCAGGCCTGTCAGATGACCATCGAACTGATGGACTACGACGAGGACGACTTCTACGACGACGTTACTGTCGGCGTCGGGGCGGCCACTGCGCTCCAGCATATGGCCGAGTCCGACATCCAACTGCTCGTCTGA
- a CDS encoding sulfurtransferase TusA family protein encodes MSEAFDIAETLDVKGASCPMPVVKTKQAIDDLAEGSVLEVIATDSGSMSDIEGWAEGTNGVALLEQVDEGDVYKHYVEKTD; translated from the coding sequence ATGAGTGAAGCATTCGACATCGCAGAGACGCTCGACGTGAAAGGTGCATCGTGCCCAATGCCGGTCGTCAAGACGAAACAGGCGATAGACGACCTCGCCGAGGGGTCAGTACTGGAGGTCATCGCGACCGACAGCGGCAGTATGAGTGACATCGAGGGCTGGGCCGAGGGAACGAACGGCGTGGCACTACTCGAACAGGTCGACGAAGGCGACGTGTACAAACACTACGTCGAGAAGACGGACTAA
- a CDS encoding MBL fold metallo-hydrolase — MNAEDFPTPDADVESVTPETLKSRIDDGESVTILDARMSGDYEEWHIDGENVESINVPYFHFLEDELDADIIADVPDDREVTVLCAKGGASEYVAGTLADRGYDVHHLEDGMNGWARIYETVEVTDYDGAGTLLQYQRPSSGCLGYLVYDDGEAAIIDPLRAFADRYFDDADELGVDLKYALDTHIHADHISGVRGLDAAGVEGVIPAAAVDRGVTYAAEQSSASPVSQARQDADDLTTAEDGDTFEVGDVTIETVATPGHTTGMTSYLVDDSLLATGDGLFIESVARPDLEEGDEGAPDAARMLYESLQERVLTLPDDTLIGGAHFSDAAEPANDGTYTAPIGQLVEEMDALTMDEDDFVETILADMPPRPANYEDIIATNLGQNTVDDEEAFTLELGPNNCAASQESLAGD; from the coding sequence ATGAACGCTGAAGACTTCCCGACGCCGGACGCAGACGTCGAATCGGTCACGCCCGAAACGCTGAAATCGCGTATCGACGACGGAGAGTCGGTCACGATCCTCGACGCGCGTATGTCCGGGGACTACGAGGAATGGCACATCGACGGGGAAAACGTCGAATCCATCAACGTCCCGTACTTCCACTTTCTGGAAGACGAGCTAGATGCAGACATCATCGCGGACGTGCCGGACGACCGCGAAGTCACGGTTCTCTGTGCGAAAGGTGGGGCCAGCGAGTATGTCGCGGGCACACTCGCAGACCGCGGCTACGACGTTCACCACCTCGAAGACGGCATGAACGGGTGGGCGCGCATCTACGAGACCGTCGAAGTCACTGACTACGACGGAGCCGGCACACTCCTACAGTACCAGCGGCCGTCCTCCGGCTGTCTCGGCTATCTGGTCTACGACGACGGCGAAGCCGCTATCATCGACCCGTTGCGCGCCTTTGCCGACCGATACTTCGACGATGCTGACGAGCTGGGCGTCGACCTGAAATACGCGCTTGACACGCACATCCACGCGGACCACATTTCGGGGGTCCGCGGCCTCGATGCGGCGGGCGTCGAGGGCGTCATCCCCGCAGCCGCCGTGGACCGCGGGGTCACCTACGCCGCGGAGCAGAGCTCCGCGAGCCCTGTCTCGCAAGCTCGGCAGGACGCCGACGACCTGACGACTGCCGAGGACGGCGACACCTTCGAGGTTGGCGACGTCACCATCGAGACCGTCGCGACACCCGGCCACACGACCGGGATGACCTCGTATCTCGTCGACGACAGCCTGCTCGCCACCGGTGACGGGCTTTTCATCGAGAGTGTCGCCCGACCGGACCTCGAAGAGGGCGACGAGGGCGCACCCGACGCAGCTCGGATGCTCTATGAGTCATTGCAGGAGCGCGTGCTGACACTGCCCGATGATACGCTCATCGGGGGCGCGCACTTCAGCGACGCGGCCGAACCGGCGAACGACGGCACCTACACCGCACCGATCGGCCAGCTTGTCGAGGAGATGGACGCTCTCACTATGGACGAGGACGACTTCGTCGAGACGATTCTGGCCGATATGCCACCGCGACCGGCGAACTACGAGGACATCATCGCGACGAACCTCGGCCAGAACACCGTCGACGACGAGGAGGCGTTCACGCTGGAACTCGGACCGAACAACTGCGCGGCGAGCCAGGAATCGCTCGCGGGTGACTAA
- a CDS encoding YeeE/YedE family protein — translation MVADPVPLQLAAELFPNGISRYAIGGLFVGLGAAVIYVGTGISAGASTFLESTLSYVSGQSRFQQYVASRDWRLVFTLGIILGAAVYAVVYQGGAWTTDVSWWRLLLGGIFVGIGTRVGKGCTSGHGVCGVGSASKTSLAGVLAFLLVAILTAQVVAALGVTP, via the coding sequence ATGGTAGCTGACCCTGTCCCGCTGCAACTGGCCGCCGAGCTGTTCCCCAACGGTATCAGCCGGTACGCCATCGGCGGCCTCTTCGTCGGTCTCGGCGCGGCGGTAATCTACGTGGGCACCGGCATTAGCGCCGGCGCGAGCACGTTCCTCGAATCGACGCTGTCGTACGTCTCCGGCCAGTCGCGGTTCCAGCAGTACGTCGCCTCTCGTGACTGGCGGCTCGTGTTCACGCTCGGCATCATCCTCGGCGCGGCCGTGTACGCGGTCGTCTACCAGGGTGGCGCGTGGACAACGGATGTCTCCTGGTGGCGGCTGTTGCTTGGTGGCATCTTCGTCGGTATCGGAACCCGCGTCGGGAAGGGCTGTACCTCGGGCCACGGCGTCTGTGGCGTGGGATCGGCCTCGAAAACGTCACTGGCGGGCGTCCTCGCCTTCCTGCTGGTCGCGATACTGACTGCACAGGTCGTCGCCGCACTGGGGGTGACGCCGTAA
- a CDS encoding YeeE/YedE family protein produces the protein MATSTDRHPLFIPLVLVGGLIFGFGLGYSHMARPEVVLNFLQFEDFGLLFVMFGGAAVTGIVFFVMPRVLDRAPLTGDPFERRLKSFDRNVLIGGAIFGVGWGLSGICPGAAYASLGIGNVTILWALAGMFLGAYLQGWWRSRATDGVDPSPTGAD, from the coding sequence ATGGCGACGTCGACGGACCGGCACCCGCTGTTCATCCCGCTCGTGCTGGTCGGCGGGCTCATCTTCGGCTTCGGCCTCGGCTACAGCCACATGGCCCGTCCCGAGGTGGTGCTGAACTTCCTCCAGTTCGAGGACTTCGGCCTGCTGTTCGTGATGTTCGGCGGCGCGGCCGTGACAGGGATCGTGTTCTTTGTCATGCCGCGCGTGCTGGACCGGGCACCGCTGACCGGCGACCCATTCGAACGTCGGCTGAAGTCCTTCGACCGGAACGTGCTGATCGGCGGCGCGATATTCGGCGTCGGTTGGGGGCTCTCCGGGATCTGTCCGGGTGCCGCCTATGCCAGCCTCGGCATCGGAAACGTGACTATTCTGTGGGCGCTCGCCGGGATGTTCCTCGGTGCGTACCTCCAGGGGTGGTGGCGAAGCCGCGCAACCGACGGCGTCGACCCGTCCCCCACGGGAGCGGACTGA
- a CDS encoding inorganic phosphate transporter, producing MELQLLALFLTAGLASLFMSWVIGAGSSGATPFAPAVGANAISTMRAAFIVGIFGLAGAVTQGSNVSEAVGRGLIGGVTLPATGVIVALLAGAGLMAVGIYTGYPIATAFTVTGAIIGVGLALGGTPVWGKYQQIGAVWVLTPVVGGGFAYAIASVLPRSDAPEKATIPTLAALVGVVLANVEFAFLGSGGGPGSLTSLGQRLLGIDGVVATVVLSGTVAAVVWAAVYRDIRHDEAGGLRHVLLALGSLVAFSAGGSQVGLAVGPLLPLLDEVGALSPAVVLLGGGLGILVGSWTGAPRMIKSLAQDYSSLGPRRSIAALVPSFLIAQLAVFLGVPVSFNEIIVSAIIGSGAAVGGSEAIDPQKIVVTVGAWAGSFTLALAVGFGSMTAMGAL from the coding sequence ATGGAACTCCAGCTTCTCGCGCTCTTCTTGACCGCCGGTCTCGCGAGCCTGTTCATGTCGTGGGTTATCGGTGCTGGCTCTAGCGGCGCGACGCCGTTCGCGCCCGCTGTCGGTGCCAACGCCATTTCGACGATGCGGGCGGCGTTCATCGTCGGCATCTTTGGTCTCGCGGGCGCGGTGACACAGGGGTCGAACGTCTCGGAAGCGGTCGGCCGCGGCCTCATCGGCGGCGTCACCCTTCCCGCCACTGGGGTCATCGTCGCGCTGCTGGCCGGCGCTGGGCTCATGGCCGTCGGTATCTACACCGGTTACCCCATCGCGACGGCGTTTACTGTGACCGGCGCAATCATCGGTGTCGGGCTGGCCCTCGGTGGCACCCCCGTCTGGGGGAAGTACCAGCAAATCGGTGCCGTCTGGGTCCTGACACCGGTCGTCGGCGGCGGTTTCGCCTACGCCATCGCGAGCGTGCTGCCGCGGTCTGATGCCCCCGAAAAGGCCACCATTCCGACGCTCGCGGCGCTGGTCGGCGTCGTGCTGGCCAACGTCGAGTTCGCGTTTCTCGGGTCCGGCGGCGGCCCCGGTTCGCTGACGAGCCTCGGCCAGCGACTGCTCGGCATCGACGGCGTCGTGGCGACAGTCGTTCTCTCCGGCACTGTCGCCGCCGTGGTGTGGGCCGCGGTGTACCGAGACATCCGCCACGACGAGGCGGGCGGACTCAGACACGTCCTGCTAGCGCTCGGTTCTCTGGTCGCCTTTTCAGCCGGTGGGAGTCAGGTCGGGCTGGCGGTCGGTCCGTTGCTCCCATTGCTGGACGAGGTTGGGGCGCTCTCGCCAGCGGTCGTCCTGCTGGGGGGTGGCCTCGGAATTCTGGTCGGGTCGTGGACCGGCGCGCCACGGATGATAAAATCGCTCGCACAGGACTATTCTTCGCTGGGCCCGCGGCGCTCTATCGCCGCGCTCGTCCCCTCGTTCCTCATCGCGCAACTCGCCGTCTTCCTCGGTGTGCCGGTGTCGTTCAACGAGATTATTGTCAGCGCTATCATCGGGAGCGGTGCCGCAGTCGGCGGCAGCGAGGCGATCGACCCACAGAAGATTGTGGTCACAGTTGGCGCGTGGGCCGGGTCGTTCACGCTTGCGCTGGCCGTTGGCTTCGGGTCAATGACCGCGATGGGCGCGCTCTGA
- a CDS encoding universal stress protein, which yields MRAIYATDLSAASEAAIQNETCLECLGRIGVDTIHLVTVIPSNVHAGMPGMNFSKRREQGLTRYQNVMEDAGFDTETHVVRGTPHRRINGIAEAEKADVTIIGSRGQSPLNNRVIGSTARNLARTTVVPLLVNRIERSTDEPDVLREHLFQRVLYATDFSENATRAFDAFQYLRHATQEATLVHVESPKDATSEADPAEQLASLADTLSQWDIETNVEVRRGDPAEEILDVEAAVTPTTTLVGSRGQSRMRRLLLGSVSEDIIAQATGNVYLVPPPRTA from the coding sequence ATGAGAGCCATCTATGCGACAGACCTCTCGGCGGCGAGTGAAGCGGCGATACAGAACGAGACCTGTCTTGAGTGCCTCGGACGCATCGGTGTCGATACGATCCACCTTGTCACCGTCATCCCATCGAACGTCCACGCAGGGATGCCGGGAATGAACTTCAGCAAGCGACGGGAACAGGGACTTACGCGGTACCAGAACGTGATGGAGGACGCCGGGTTCGACACTGAGACCCACGTCGTGCGTGGGACTCCCCACCGCCGCATCAACGGTATCGCGGAGGCAGAGAAAGCCGACGTGACAATAATCGGGTCCCGGGGGCAGAGTCCACTCAATAACCGCGTCATTGGTTCCACTGCTCGGAACCTCGCGCGAACCACGGTGGTGCCGTTGCTGGTCAACCGCATCGAACGCAGTACAGACGAACCGGACGTGCTCAGGGAGCACCTGTTCCAGCGGGTGCTCTACGCGACTGACTTCTCTGAGAACGCAACGCGTGCCTTCGACGCGTTTCAGTATCTCCGCCACGCGACCCAGGAAGCGACGCTCGTCCACGTGGAATCACCGAAAGATGCGACGAGCGAGGCGGACCCAGCTGAACAGCTTGCGTCGCTCGCCGACACACTGTCACAGTGGGACATCGAAACGAACGTCGAGGTCCGCCGTGGCGACCCCGCTGAGGAGATTCTCGATGTCGAAGCGGCCGTGACGCCAACGACAACGCTCGTCGGCTCTCGTGGCCAGAGCCGGATGCGCCGGCTGTTGCTCGGCAGCGTCTCCGAGGATATCATCGCGCAGGCGACCGGGAACGTCTACCTCGTCCCGCCGCCACGAACCGCCTGA
- a CDS encoding DUF7512 family protein, giving the protein MVDLAAFTSMGADGIDAAMLIGAVLLEAAILYVGYGAVEEAFGQRVVERLRGE; this is encoded by the coding sequence ATGGTAGACCTCGCGGCCTTCACATCGATGGGCGCAGACGGCATCGACGCGGCAATGCTCATCGGCGCGGTGCTGCTGGAGGCGGCCATCCTCTACGTCGGGTACGGGGCAGTAGAAGAGGCATTCGGACAGCGTGTCGTCGAGCGGTTACGAGGGGAGTGA
- a CDS encoding sulfite exporter TauE/SafE family protein, whose protein sequence is MEILGLSLAMVVLFVGFGLLIGVLFGFFGMGGSFLVTPALLVMGYPTRVAVGSGLAFVFGTSVIATLKHRDMGQVDYKLGVLMIAGTTAGIEAGKEIVLHLETLGLAGSIISVTYVVLLGGIGAFVTYEALRGGDGGEGIDHDAAEGDVDADDIPDIAKKIQSYRIPPMISLRGGVSVSLWMILGVAFVTGLLSGFLGVGGGFIRMPALFYLIGVPVPIAVGTDLFEIVFSGGLGSFLYALDGGVDLSIVLPLLAGSAFGARVGSAATSIVDEDEIKVYFGLMLLGGALAVAVREIGNVYGIDALNTVSLVLILGSALLVSGAVVYSSITALREERQSSSPA, encoded by the coding sequence ATGGAGATACTGGGACTCAGCCTGGCGATGGTGGTGTTGTTTGTCGGGTTCGGCCTGCTCATCGGCGTCCTGTTTGGCTTCTTCGGGATGGGTGGGTCGTTCCTGGTCACCCCGGCACTGCTGGTGATGGGGTATCCCACCCGGGTTGCCGTCGGGAGCGGGCTCGCATTCGTGTTTGGCACATCGGTTATCGCTACACTGAAACACCGAGATATGGGGCAGGTCGACTACAAACTGGGGGTGCTGATGATCGCCGGAACGACCGCCGGCATCGAAGCCGGGAAAGAGATAGTCCTCCATCTGGAAACGCTCGGGCTGGCTGGCAGTATCATCAGCGTCACGTACGTCGTCCTTCTGGGCGGTATCGGCGCGTTCGTCACCTACGAGGCACTTCGAGGTGGCGATGGCGGCGAGGGGATCGACCACGATGCCGCGGAGGGCGACGTCGACGCCGACGACATCCCGGACATCGCAAAGAAGATTCAATCGTACCGCATCCCGCCGATGATATCGCTTCGCGGCGGCGTCAGCGTCTCCCTCTGGATGATACTTGGCGTCGCGTTCGTTACCGGCCTGCTTTCGGGCTTCCTCGGTGTCGGCGGCGGATTCATCCGTATGCCCGCGCTGTTCTATCTCATCGGAGTTCCCGTCCCCATCGCTGTCGGGACCGACCTCTTCGAGATCGTCTTCTCAGGCGGGCTCGGGAGCTTCCTGTACGCGCTGGACGGTGGTGTCGACCTCTCCATTGTGCTCCCGCTGCTGGCAGGGAGCGCCTTCGGGGCCCGTGTGGGTTCCGCTGCGACGAGCATCGTCGACGAAGACGAAATCAAGGTGTACTTCGGGCTAATGCTGCTCGGCGGCGCCCTCGCTGTCGCGGTCCGTGAAATCGGCAACGTCTACGGTATCGACGCCCTGAACACGGTCAGTCTGGTGCTCATCCTCGGCTCCGCGTTGCTGGTCAGTGGTGCTGTCGTCTACAGCAGCATCACTGCGCTCCGGGAAGAGCGTCAGTCGTCATCGCCCGCGTGA